One Pseudonocardia abyssalis DNA segment encodes these proteins:
- a CDS encoding ABC transporter ATP-binding protein has protein sequence MSRIRIEAATKRFGGVTAVDEVTLDVAHGEFLVLLGPSGCGKSTLLRAVAGLTPLSAGRVLLDDRDITHAPPRDRDLAMVFQSYALYPHLSVEKNMGFPLRARGRARAEIRSAVREVATALELDELLDRRPRELSGGQRQRVALGRALVRDPGAFLMDEPLSNLDAKLRTATRAGLTELHRSLGSTFLYVTHDQVEAMTMATRIAVLHAGRLEQVGTPAEVYDEPASAFVAGFLGAPAMNLLPARVTSRDGRLYAVARDVEVPLDVTGEQPDVDVLLGVRPEHLVPAGSDAQLRGVVGLVENLGSEELAHCTVGDTSVCVRGTRPLGVTTGAAIGLSTCAATVHLFDRASGRRLVWREPASAAGRRLSHLDMSGV, from the coding sequence GTGAGTCGGATCCGGATCGAGGCCGCGACCAAGCGGTTCGGGGGCGTCACCGCCGTGGACGAGGTCACGCTCGACGTCGCCCACGGGGAGTTCCTCGTCCTGCTCGGCCCGAGCGGGTGCGGCAAGTCCACCCTGCTTCGTGCGGTGGCCGGCCTCACGCCGCTGTCGGCGGGCCGCGTCCTGCTCGACGACCGCGACATCACCCACGCACCGCCGCGGGACCGCGACCTGGCCATGGTCTTCCAGAGCTACGCGCTCTACCCGCATCTGTCGGTGGAGAAGAACATGGGCTTCCCGCTGCGCGCCCGCGGCCGGGCCCGGGCGGAGATCCGCTCCGCGGTACGGGAGGTCGCCACTGCGCTGGAGCTCGACGAGCTGCTCGACCGCCGCCCGCGGGAGCTGTCCGGCGGGCAGCGCCAGCGCGTCGCGCTCGGGCGGGCGCTGGTACGCGACCCCGGGGCGTTCCTGATGGACGAGCCGCTGTCGAACCTCGACGCCAAGCTGCGCACCGCGACCCGCGCCGGCCTCACCGAGCTGCACCGCTCGCTCGGCTCGACGTTCCTCTACGTCACCCACGACCAGGTCGAGGCCATGACGATGGCGACCCGGATCGCGGTGCTCCACGCGGGACGGCTGGAGCAGGTCGGCACGCCCGCCGAGGTGTACGACGAGCCGGCGTCGGCGTTCGTGGCGGGCTTCCTCGGTGCGCCGGCGATGAACCTGCTGCCCGCCCGGGTGACGAGCCGCGACGGCCGGCTGTACGCGGTCGCGCGCGACGTCGAGGTCCCGCTCGACGTCACCGGCGAGCAGCCCGACGTCGACGTGCTGCTCGGGGTCCGGCCCGAGCACCTGGTCCCGGCCGGCTCCGACGCGCAACTGCGCGGGGTCGTCGGCCTCGTCGAGAACCTCGGCAGCGAGGAACTCGCCCACTGCACGGTCGGCGACACGTCGGTGTGTGTGCGCGGAACGCGCCCGCTCGGCGTCACGACGGGCGCCGCCATCGGCCTGTCGACCTGCGCCGCCACCGTGCATCTGTTCGACCGCGCGAGCGGGCGCCGCCTCGTCTGGCGCGAGCCCGCCTCCGCGGCCGGGAGACGCCTGTCCCACCTGGACATGTCCGGCGTGTGA
- a CDS encoding MFS transporter — MSTVRSRSALVLVCVAAFLVYLDTSITPVAVPAIDAELAAGATAAQWLLDAYVLAFACLLLTAGALGDRFGRRSVLVAGVAGFTLASVACALAPDAGTLIAGRAAQGVFAAAVVPLSLAVAAGSAPDAAGRARAIGMWGGTCGVALALGPLLGGLLVETLGWRSIFWVNLPIGVLACVGLLRSVPAQAPATGGRVDAVGQVLFLVGGAGLTFALIEGPSLGWGSGVVLGLLAGGVVAWALFAGWESRTAAPMLPPRLLVIPEVGLACAVNFLGLFGLYAAIYLVTVHLQTGLGFSPLETGVQFVALFGALGVAAVLASRVVRQWGTRATMVAGLGCIAVGMAGLTLLAGGVGYAGYGWALVLLGVGVPLSSGVVAIQAMMGAVPAELAATASGAMNTFRQFGAVFGVALAGILSPVRDGVVTMMHVTFLAAGGAALAAAVLTAVVLRPVPDAASTR; from the coding sequence ATGAGCACCGTGCGTAGCCGGTCCGCGCTCGTCCTGGTGTGCGTGGCCGCGTTCCTGGTCTACCTCGACACCAGCATCACGCCGGTCGCGGTGCCCGCCATCGATGCCGAGCTCGCCGCGGGGGCCACCGCGGCGCAGTGGCTGCTCGACGCCTACGTGCTGGCATTCGCGTGCCTGCTGCTCACCGCGGGTGCGCTGGGTGACCGGTTCGGGCGGCGCTCCGTGCTGGTGGCCGGCGTCGCGGGTTTCACCCTGGCCTCGGTGGCCTGCGCACTGGCCCCGGATGCCGGCACCCTGATCGCGGGCCGCGCCGCGCAGGGCGTGTTCGCGGCGGCCGTGGTGCCGCTGTCGCTGGCGGTGGCCGCCGGGTCGGCCCCGGACGCAGCCGGGCGAGCCCGAGCGATCGGGATGTGGGGCGGCACGTGCGGGGTCGCGCTCGCGCTCGGCCCGCTGCTCGGCGGTCTGCTGGTGGAGACCCTCGGATGGCGCAGCATCTTCTGGGTGAACCTGCCGATCGGCGTGCTCGCCTGTGTGGGCCTGCTCCGGTCGGTGCCTGCGCAGGCACCCGCGACAGGCGGACGGGTCGACGCGGTAGGGCAGGTGCTGTTCCTGGTCGGAGGTGCGGGACTGACGTTCGCCCTGATCGAGGGCCCGTCGCTGGGCTGGGGATCGGGAGTGGTCCTCGGGCTGCTGGCGGGCGGAGTCGTGGCGTGGGCGCTGTTCGCCGGCTGGGAGTCCCGCACGGCGGCCCCCATGCTGCCGCCGCGGCTGCTGGTGATCCCCGAGGTCGGGCTCGCGTGCGCGGTGAACTTCCTCGGCCTGTTCGGCCTCTACGCCGCGATCTACCTCGTCACGGTCCACCTGCAGACCGGGCTGGGGTTCTCGCCCCTGGAGACGGGCGTGCAGTTCGTCGCGCTGTTCGGTGCGCTCGGCGTGGCCGCCGTCCTCGCTTCGCGGGTGGTTCGGCAATGGGGGACGCGGGCGACGATGGTCGCCGGTCTGGGGTGCATCGCCGTCGGCATGGCCGGGCTCACGCTGCTGGCGGGCGGGGTCGGGTACGCGGGATACGGCTGGGCGCTGGTGTTGCTGGGCGTGGGCGTACCGCTGTCGAGCGGGGTGGTGGCGATCCAGGCGATGATGGGTGCCGTGCCCGCGGAGCTGGCAGCGACGGCGTCCGGTGCGATGAACACCTTCCGCCAGTTCGGTGCCGTGTTCGGGGTGGCGCTGGCCGGCATCCTGTCCCCGGTGCGCGACGGTGTGGTCACCATGATGCATGTGACGTTCCTGGCGGCCGGCGGCGCCGCTCTCGCCGCAGCGGTACTCACCGCGGTGGTGCTGCGTCCGGTACCGGACGCAGCCTCGACGCGCTGA